The nucleotide sequence ataacatacggatgtatgtagacatgttttagagtgtagattcactcattttgctccgtatgtagtcattttttgaaatctctagaaagacaattatttaggaacggagggagtatactgtagTACTTGGCAGAGCTAGAAATGCAGATTCTCTACTGTGTTCATGCAGGAATCGCACGTGCTATTTGCGACAATCTATTCACTAGCCAGCCGTCTTGTATTCATGTGTTCAAGTAGATCTAATCTAATCttatatgagagagagagagagagagagagagaggtgaggccCATGGACGAAAAGGCAAAAGGTGAGGAGAGATGGGGAGTGGCTACATTCCAGCTTGCAGAATGACCTGTAGTCTTTGTTTGGTCAGACAATCTCGGCGTAATGACCTGTAGTCTTTGTTTGGCCAGACACATGTTTTATTGAGCCTATATTAAGGCAACGGGGACCAGTCCCTGATACTGCTCGCTCGCCtcccttttctcttttctttttttaccaACAAAAAGCCGTTTCTTTAGAGGCTCTTGGAAATGCTCTTTTACCAAGAGTACAATTTGCTAACGCGTAATCGATGTCCATTTAATTAGCACGATTAATCACTATAATAACGTGTCGTAAATAAAAACATCTTCCTGGTACGTGCACGCTGCAAGCTGGAGTGATTATCAGTTCGATTCAAGGGTGCACTCACCGGAAAGAGCAGAGCGACGCTGACGGCACCACCCCTTCGGGCACGGACAATGGCCCGCCCGTCGAGGCGGTGACACCGAGCAGGAGATACTCGACCCACCCGAGGTCGCCGTTGTTGCCTATCCGCTTGCTTGCGTAGCCGAACGGACTGCCCGGCGTCGCGGCCGACATCGCCGCCTCCTTGTCCCGCTGCGAGAGCGCGAAGAAGGCGGCAGCGGCGTTCTCCACGCGCGCCAGGAGCTCTGCTGGCACGCGGTGGCCCGTCACCTTGAAGAACCCGTGCTCCTcgcacgccgccgccaccgcgcgtcCGGCGGCCGCCCGTCCATCAGAGCCGCTTCCCGCCACGGCAAGGTCGACCTCCGGCATGTtggccagcggcggcgccgtcttGTGCACGGCCGGGAGCGCGATCTGCTCCAGTTCGCCCTTGGCAAGAACCACCATGGTTACAAAGCAGATGAAGCACAGAGAGCGTCTGCTGATGAACTAGAGGGTGTCAGTCAGTTTGTATCCAAGGAACAGAGGAGGAATGGAGAAGGCAGTTAGGTTGACATGGAAGGGAGACCAAGGGCGTGGTCTCACTTTATATAGGCATGGGGGAGAGGTCAGAGCAGAGGTGCGTGTATCAGCGGTGTATGAGTGCGATGACACCACAACACAATGGGGTCTGACGGTTAGCTGTCTCGGTAGGATACAGTGCACTGTAGCGATATCCTGCAAATCGTATTAATGGGTCTCAATCATGACAGGGTTAATCGACATGATTTTGCAGGGCCGTAGGTGCATCTGGATCgctatgcatctcatctcatgttgCCGGCTAGATTCATCTTATATTCTcaaatcaaaaaagaaaaaaaaatctactAGGAGTAGATTCATCTGCGCTGCCACATTAGAATCTCGGCGCGCAGGAAGACGAAACGGAGGCATTTTCCGGAGATAATTATGAGTGGGAAACGGAGGACATGTTTGAGCCTATCTTCTGGATCAACAACCCATTGCTTTACACGGCAGATTGTGTCATATATGTTCTGGAATACCACTACTAATTCATACGTACATGCACGGACCGAACGAACATGTACGCATGGCAGGCCCCAACTGACAAAACGGAAATATCCCGTACGCATGCGTGGCAACTTATATAAATATCGCAAGAAAACCCCGTCACCTTGCCGCGCTCGGATCTCTCATCATGGACGAGCACTTTCTTCAAAGGACAGGATATACATGCTTCGTTTTTCTACGATactagatgactcgttgcgccAATGACGCAAAGAACGAGTGGGAGCCAAGTATTGTGAGAATATTTAGACATCCAAGTTGACCAAATGTGGCCAACACTCACGCATCCTCTGCTTGGAAGCCGTCTTTTCTCACCGGATCTAACATAGATACATGATTCTTCAAGAGCAAATTTCAAAGAAAATATAAAGCATGGAAGGTTTTAAGTTGTACTATTGAGACCATACCACCATATCTTCATTTAGTGTGTTTGGAAATCTAAAGGTCTAAGAGGATGGTACATGTGAGAAGATGTGAATCCACAACAAAAAACTAAACCAACTTCCAAACAAACATTTCAAGTTTGGAAGCCACAAAGAAGCAGCCCAGATCTCTCGTTGTAGTGCAGGTACATGTCCTTAATCCTGCATCCACAACACATAATTTTTCAACACCTAAATCCACGAAATCCAACCGAAGGAAATCATGGCAAAAACATGTGCCGTGGCTTACGTATCTGAGAAGGACTTCTTGGCATTCTTGCGCAGGTTGGACACAACAATCCTTGCTACGAGGTGCAGAAGAACCACACAGGCACCTTCCTTCACCTTGCCcttggggaggaggggggcaacactTGCAGCGCCGCGACAAGGCTTTGCGAACGCCGTCGGCGAGAGCGCGCAACAGAGGGCGTCGAGAGTGGCAGCGGCCTCGGCCTCAACGCGGGCATAGTGGCGGCGCGACTCGAGGCAACACACAAAGCGATCGCGCTGGAGCAGCACGCTATGCACAAATGTGTAGGCAAGTAACAAAGATTGGTCAAAGGGAAACAAATTGTCCAAAAAAAGAAAGGTTTTATATATTCTCAATGTACCCAGCCATAAAATCAGATGCTTCTTTATTAACAAAATGAACACACAGTTAAGCCGGAATAGGAGGTGTACAATCATGTACTGACAAAATCCAGAGGGGTTAGATTATGTTCAAATGAGATAAATCATCAAGGTTCAAATGATAGAAAATGTTGGGTCCGATGCACTGATTAATGTTACAGCACACATCCAAGCTAGACATCTTTTTTGTCCCTCTATCCCTACTATTTGAAAACAAGGATCTCCACTGATAGAAAGATGCCAAGGAGAACCAGAATAAGGACAATAAGCAAAGTAAAGATTTGAAAAATAAGAACAGAGCGTCTTCAAGACTACCTATGTATTCATTCAGAAAATCAGAAGCACCTCAACTAACAATTGAAAAAGGTGCCTGAAATACAATCCCAAACATTCTACATGAAGCTATAGGAAATCAAAGGAAATAAAAATGTCTGCAGCACATAATACTTTTAGGAGATCAGGTGTACAGTCCCATACAAATATGAGGCATGTGTCATACAATCTCTAGATTCAAAAGAGTTGCATCATACCTATATGTACACAGTTCCTAATGCATTCACATATTTTTTTTACAACCCATACGATAATCCAAGCAAGGTTTTTCTTTCTTGACATTTATCAGGAGACAAAATGCAGTATAGTATACCCAAGGAATAAAGTAAAAAATAACAAAAGAATGTCTAGTACTAACACCACGAGCTTAGAGCATTATGTGTGTTGTTGTACAAATGATACAACCTTGTAACATTGGTACAGTTGCGCTGCCTACACACAACAAGATAATCCTTGTGAATAAatcccccattgcaagaaacaaAAGATGGTTCATATAAGCAAGTACAACATTAATTTAAATCAACTATGTTTTCCCCTGCTACATTCATAAGCTTTGTCTAGCTCTGTGAATGGTGTCAATTTTCAGCTCATCTTTATTCTACAACATGCATATATTATACAAAACAAATGGATAAGCAAAAATAAATGAAAAGGTGCAAATGGTCATTAGCAAGATAAATCGAGAATAGCTCAATATTTACTTGTTAAATACACATGATAGGGAACATAGAGGTCCTTTGATACATTTCTCCTGAATAATCAGATGGTCGATTTGAAAGTACAACAGTCATATTAGTGTGCCCGTTGTATCAGTTTTATGGTTGGAATACAGTCTCCCTGCATAAAAGCAGATCCAAACAGCCAAGTCAAATGTTCAAAAGGTCTATGTATGTAACTAAATCAAACACATGCTACTCTCCCAAGCACGATCTGGTTCACATGAATTAGATACAAATTATTTAAATAAACAAATGGGAAATACATGCTACTCTCCCAAGCAAAACCAGAAACCTGACTCAATGACCGGAGGCCAAGTTCACATATGCTCTAGCCATGATTCCCCCCAATTTTCTGCAACCAAAATGGATGTGCATGATTAATTTAGCAGTAGGTACAAGCACACATATAACAAGGGACAATCCTAACTTGGGTTTTAGAGGCAAGAAAAAGTCAAAAACTGAAGATGTGCGCATGACTAATTTAGTAGCAGGTACAACGTACAACCACAGACTTAACAGGGGACAATCCTAACCTAGGTTTCAGTAGGAAATGGTTGAAGAACAAACACATCGGCCTTCCTCCTTGTTCGATTCATCACTCCCCACTTAAAAAAAGATTTACGTAGTTCAGTAATAAGAATAGTAGTAGCACATTGTTTCATAAGATTTTATATGACAGAAATTTAGACGGGCTAAACTAAAAAAAGCTAGAGCTGTGTGGGCATGGAAGAAGAAGAAACCGAGTGGACTAGGATATCACCAGGAGCTTGGGCGTTTGGGGCGAGAGACTACCACTCACCAGATATGAGCAAGTACTCCAGATCTTTGTCTGACGTAGTTGTTTGCTGCGTATTCAAGACGAAACTTTTTAATATGTTTGTATTGCACGACTTCTCCTAGAGAATAGCTGCATAAATGCAATTCTGAAGTCCGAAGTAACTAAGGTCTGAATCATCAACACCTACCAAGGTTCTGAATTTCTGTAGGCAATACTTCCAGTTTGGATTAGAACCGTCAGTTTTAGTACTTTAGTAGTTAGTTTTATATATCTAAATATGCAGGAATGTAGTCGTCAGTATTAGTACTTTAGAGAGTATGAGCTTCTGTAATTCATGGTGAGAATTCATCTCTATGGTGACACGGTGTGCATCAATTCAACTGATTTAGTTACCTTGTCCATATTGGGCACGAGGTCTTGCAGCCTCCTTAGCCTCTTGCTATTGCTTGCTCTTCTTTCCTAAATAGCATAAGCAAGAAAAATATTCAGTTCAAACATGTGGCACCAAGACAAACACCAAAagtattgcaggaaactaactaaccCTCTTAGCGATGCTCCATGGGTGAGTGGCGCAGCCATGCTTGGTGCGGACTGTGCAAGCGATGAAGTCCTGCTGCAGCTGCAGATAGTCGTCCATGCGGGGCATGTCCAAATACATGGTCAACATGCCAAACTGAATTTGATCCAAGGTGTTAGTAGAAGTGTAGCATTAAACAATTGATGGGCAGCAGAGTGCGGATGGATGTGAAGTGTATACATGTGAAGCTTATCCTACTTGGGATTCGATTTTGCTGAGGCTGGTGACCATGCCGCCATCGCTGTTGATGGGCACCTTGGCCTTCTTGCTTCCGGGTGTGGAGAACATGATATTGGAGTTGGTGTCATCCGAGGAGCTGATGGAGAAGCTCTTGGAGAGGTCTTTGGAGCCGTTGTCGACCGTGATGCTCTCACCGACGTCGGCCGACGGCATCAGCGCGGGCATGGCCATCCCCATCTCCGTGTGGCATAATGTCCTGCTGCCTCGAGTAGCTCCACACCTGCATATACTTTGTAGTCACATAAGCCAAACCATGAAAGGACATGAGTGGCACCTGACTTATCTAGAAAGCTAACAGTATTGGGGGATCAAAGAAATAACAGAGAGTAATATACTTTGTAGTCACATAAGCCATACCATGAAAGGACATGAGTAGCACCTGACTTTGTTGAATTGCAAGAAATCATGTTAAAGTAAGGATTCCCTTTAAACCAGCAGCCTCTCTTCACCTGATTAGAAGAGAGTAAATTCCTTTCCCCTCATATGTGACGTCTGAAGCTTGACATCCTTACTGCCATAAAATTTATCCTCTAAATCCCCATCCCACCAGACaagttgcacacacacacacacacacacacacaattaaaATCTCTTTATCCTCATTGGGGTCGTAATCAAACATTGTAAATACATATaaacaaaaagaaaatgcaaaCCTAAAAATTGTGCAGGAAAATTCAGAGAACTATAGGGAGAAACACGAACCTGGGATGGTGCTCGGCCAGGATGGGCTCTTGCGCCGTCACATGAGTAGTACCTGACTTTCTCGTTCCCCAATGTTGTCCTCCTGCTGTGGCCGCGGGGACGATGCCGATGCATGTGATAAAGAAGGTTACGACCCTATGGTGGCAATCTCATCAGGGTCATTCTCCTTCTCCCATATCTGCCTGCTTGCTCCCTGCCTGCTCCACCAAGCGGACAAACTCAAGCCTATGGGGAACAAGAAAAATGATGAATAGATCGATCTAACTAGTAGCAAACGAACTGATTTTCTTGGTGGTGAGGGCTCACGGATTGGGGATGATATaagtgatgaagccatgtacctagggtagggtcatggacctgtccaagataccctccccaaggacatctctagaggaaaccacctttcagtcgacctggaagagttccactcgacggactcgaagacactcgaccatgaagccaaccactcgaccgccaggagatctaaagtcactctgcacgcaacgatctgtcattaagtagcctttatggtcatcataacactttatttgtggcgttaccagtaacgcccgaccttaatgtaccttaaaccctgcataactgagggccggaggggtctggcagactctatataagccacccccctcatcAGTGTAAAGGgctcgcacccctgtaactcatacacacgtaatacagtcgaccacctccgggctccgagacgtagggctgttacttcctccgagaagggcctgaactcataaacatcttgcgtatacaactactccatagctaggatcttgcctctccattcctacccccctattctactgtcagacttagtaccacgacagttggtgcccaccgtggggccggtgtcttagcaacttattggagaagttgcgattttttcgaTCTCCTTCAttatggtttcaggcggagttttggttgagggccgcgagatccgtctcggcgcgctcacgttcatcggcgacgactccgcttggcttcaggaggctccgctcgacgtcgatGTGCTCCCtatccgcggggcgacgcactttcgcgcgtgcgtccgcggcgtcctcctgcgacaaccgtcgacccagtatcggtcgacccctgtgtcatcctccctccctgtttctcgccggcgcaagcgctTCGGTCGATCGAGGTTTcaacggtgggtgaggcacgcggtggccctccagtcggccaccccccaagtcgcggcaatcgagcccgatgaatctctctacggcctgttcggtTTGTCGGATGGCTCTGTAGAGACtgtatccgagtgcgacagcagtgatccagcggcggaggttatgatggtcaatggaccacgcagtcctcccggCTTTCCCTGCACCGACGGAGGCGGCGACGGAGGCGATCCGGCGCAGGTCCACAAAGAGTATCAacccgagcccctcacttcgctgcagagggaagaacttcaccgctggaacatggatgcgctacacactcctatcatcggagaaacccccgaggctcgtgccttagaggatgcacgcttggctaacttggctgagcgcactcgactggagaaccttcagcgagcactcgacgagcgtgcgcggcaacagGTTCCAGaaaccagtcgacgtcaactctttccaccaccgactcaggtatatcgaactccaattcagaatttagcagctgcagcccatatagcagagtcgattcagccttcctagtcagaggctggcagaggcttgttacagatcagagcattactccgggcagcgggagatcaaaattcagctgtctcacagtcacggaataggattcatagcagatccgtcgctgcgaatacagtccagtcgacccatagcccaagatcacccccgaggcgtgaggaatgtggagaccggcgtgatcagtacaagaaccatgagcagtatgatcaccgactcgatcacaatgatcgacgtcgagtgcccaccccttccccaaggggtggatcgtacgcgcctcgacagcaagatgacagacgtcaacatagtgttgggcgaaggattccagtcgaccccagggaaccaggctttgacgcgagatccattatcgttcaaggtttggtcgacaggaacatagctcaccgagaaggtcatgacagagatgtgcctaccagcagcagagtacacgtttcagggccagagtgtttcagtagagccatcagggccgcggtgattcctcccaacttcaggttggtgactggagttagtaagttcactggtgagtccaagcctgatacttggcttgaagactaccgagtggctgttcagattggcggcaaCAATGATGAGatggccatgaaacacctgcctcttatgttggagggctcggccagagcatggttgaatcagttagcacccagcagcatttacacttgggaagatcttgcctgag is from Triticum aestivum cultivar Chinese Spring chromosome 1B, IWGSC CS RefSeq v2.1, whole genome shotgun sequence and encodes:
- the LOC123089526 gene encoding transcription factor bHLH130, which translates into the protein MLTMYLDMPRMDDYLQLQQDFIACTVRTKHGCATHPWSIAKRERRASNSKRLRRLQDLVPNMDKQTTTSDKDLEYLLISGEW